The sequence below is a genomic window from Deltaproteobacteria bacterium.
GCGTCACGTGTACCGGGTGCCGGAGCGCGAGTTCGCGGAGCAGCTCGCCCGGCTCGAGCGGCTGCTCGAGCTCGGCCCGCTTCTCGACGTGCCGGTGCGAAAGCTCTCGCTGGGCCAGCGCATGCGCTGCGAGCTCGCGGCGGCGCTGCTGCACGCGCCAAAGCTCATGTTCCTGGACGAGCCGACGATCGGCCTCGACGTGCTGGCGAAGGAGGCGATCCGCGAGTTCCTGGCGACCGAGAACTCCGAGCGCGGCACGACCATCCTGCTCACCACGCACGATCTCTCCGACATCGAGCGGCTCTGCCCGCGAATGATCCTGATCGACCGCGGCCGCGTGGTGTACGACGGCGCGGTCGACGCGATCCGCCGCGAGTTCGGAAGCGAGCGCCGCCTGGTGGTCGACTTCGAGAACGCGGCGCCGGACGCGCTTCCCGAAGGGGTCGAGGTCGAGGAGCGCGGCCCGGCGCGGCTGGTGCTGCGTTTCCGCCGCGACCGGATCGGCGCGGCCGCGCTGATCGGCTGGCTCGGCGAGAAAGCCTCGATCGCGGACCTCTCGCTCGAGGAGCCGCCGATCGAGCGGATCGTGGCCGAGCTCTACCGGCGCGGGCGGCCGTGAGCGCGACCGAGACGTTCCGCGTGCACGGGCTGGAGCTCGCGATCGGCGAGCCGCTCGAGCTGGCGCGCGAGCGCGCGTGCGAGGCGGCCGGCGTCTCGCGCGACGATCTGCGCGGTTTCCGGATCGCGCGGCTCAGCCTGGACGCGCGGCGGATCGGCCGATCTAGGCGGCTGCGCTTCGCGGTGCAGGCCGATCTGATCCTGGACGCGGGCGCGAAGCTCGCCGGGCTCGAGCGCGCGCTGCGAAGCGGCCGCGCTGCGCGCGCGCCCGAAGTCGGCCGGCTCGAGGTCGAGCGCGTGCACGCGTCGCTCGCGCGCAAGCGCGTGGCGGTGATCGGCGCCGGGCCCGCGGGGCTCTTCGCCGCGCTGGTCCTGTCGCGAAACGGTGTCGCGGTCGATCTGCTCGATCGCGGCGCGCCGATCCGCGAGCGCGGGCTCGATCTCAACCTCTTCCACCGCACGCGCGTGCCCGACCCGGAGAGCAACCTGCTCTTCGGCGAGGGAGGCGCCGGCACCTACTCGGACGGGAAGCTCTACACGCGCGTGGATCACCCGCTCGAGGTGCCGATCCTGGACGAGCTCGTCGCCTGCGGCGCGCCGGAAGAGATCCGCTACGACGCGCGCGCGCACGTGGGCACCGACCGCCTGCACCGGATCCTGCCGCTGCTTCGCGCGCGGCTCGAGGCCGCAGGCGTGCGCTTCCACTGGCGGACGCGTGTCGAACGGCTCGGGCTCGACGCGACGGATCCCGGCCGGGTGCGCGCGCTCGAGACGAATCGCGGCGCGCTCGACACCGCGGCCGTGATCCTCGCGCCCGGCCACAGCGCGCGCGACACCTGGCAAAGCCTCGCCGCGCAGGGCGTCGTCTTCGAGGCGAAGCCGTTCCAGCTCGGCGTGCGGATCGAGCACCCGCAGACGCTGATCGACCGCGGGCGCCACGGCGAGGGGCCGGAGGCCGAGCTGCTCGGCCCGGCCTACTACGGCCTCACCTGCAAGCCGGGCGACGGCGCGCCCGGCGCGCACAGCTTCTGCATGTGCCCGGGCGGCGTAGTGGTGGCGAGTGTCTCGGCCGCGGGTCTGCTCTGCACCAACGGCATGAGCAACTCGAGACACTCCTCGCCGTTCGCGAACGCCGCGGTCGTGACGACGCTGGGTCCGCGCGAGTTCGGGCCCGGCGCATTCGACGGGGTCGCGCTGCAGGAGCAGCTGGAGCGGAGCTTCTTCGCCGCCGGCGGCGGCGACTACACCGCGCCGGCTCAGTCCGCGCCGGACTTCGTCGCGGGGCGGACCACCGGCGAGCCCGGCCGCTCGAGCTACCGCTTCGGCACCGCGCCGGGGCGGATCGACGCGCTCCTTCCGGAGCGCGTTCGCGACGCGATCCGGCACGCGCTTTCGGATTTCGAGCGCTCGATCCCCGGCTTCGCCGGCCCCGAGGGGCTTCTGGTCGGACTCGAGTCGCGCAGCTCCGGGCCGATCCGCATGCCGCGCGACCGCGAGACGTTCCGCGCGCAGGGCTTCGCGAACCTGCTCCCCGTCGGCGAGGGCGCGGGCTTCGCGGGTGGCATCATGAGCGCCGCGATCGACGGCGCGCGGGCGGCGCAGGCGTTGCTCGTGCACGGAGTCCTCGCGGGAACGGAGAGCGCGACTTGAACTGGCTTCTGATCGGGCTCTTCGGCTACGTGGGGCTGCAGCTCGTGGTGGGGCTCGCGGTCTCGCGCAAGGTCGCGAGCGAGTCGGACTACCTGGTCGCGGGGCGCAAGCTCGGCCCGGCGCTGGTGGTGTTCTCGATGTTCGCGACCTGGTTCGGCGCGGAGAGCTGCATCGGCGCCGCGGGCGCGGTCTACGCGGAGGGCCTCTCGGGCGCGCGCGCGGATCCGTTCGGCTACGCGGCCTGCCTGTTCCTGATCGGCGCGGTGTTCGCAGCCCCGCTCTGGCGGCGCAAGCTCACCACGCTCGGCGACCTGTTCGCGTGGCGCTTCGGCGCGCGGGTGGAGAAGCTCGCGGTGCTGCTGATGGCGCCGACGTCCGTGCTCTGGGCGGCCGCGCAGATCCGCGCCTTCGGACAGGTGGTCTCGATCTCGTCGGGGCTGGAGCTCGAGCTTGCGATCGCGCTCTCGGCCGGCGTCGTGATCCTCTACACCGCCGCGGGCGGCCTGCTCGCCGACGCGGTCACCGACCTGATCCAGGGCGCGGTGCTCACCGTGGGCCTGATCGCGCTCGCGGTCGCGGTCTTCGTGCTCGGCGACGCGAGCCTGGCCGGACTCGCCGAAACGAGCCGCTCGTTCGCGCCGGTCGAGACGAGCTGGCTCGCGCGCGCGGAGTCGTGGGCGATTCCGGTCTGCGGATCCGTGCTCGCGCAGGAAATGGTCGCGCGCGTGCTCGCCGCTCGCTCGCCCGAGCTCGCGCGCGGCGGCGCGTTCGCCGCAAGCGGCCTGTACGTCGCGGTCGGGATCATTCCCGTCGGGCTCGCGCTGGTCGGCGCGCGGATCCTGCCGGGACTCGAGGACCCGGAGCAGATCCTGCCGCGAATGGCGCTCCAGCACTTCCCGCTCTGGTTCTACGCGATCTTCGCGGGCTCGCTGATCTCGGCGATCCTCTCCACCGTCGACAGCGCGCTGCTCGCCGCGGCCTCGCTCGTCTCGCACAACCTGATCGTTCCGCTGCGCCCGGAGATGGAGGACCGCAGCAAGCTCCGGCTCGCGCGCGTCTGCGTCGTGGTCTTCGGGATCGTCTCGTACCTGCTCGCACTGCACGCGGAGGGCGTCTACGCGCTGATCGAGACCGCGGCCGCGTTCGCGAGCTCGGGCGTGCTGGTCTCGGCCAGCTTCGGGCTGTTCTCGCGCATCGGCGGCGCGCGCAGCGCCGCGGCCGCGCTTCTGGTCGGCGCGGCGGCCTGGTCGGTCGCGGAGTGGGGCGAGCTCGTGGAGGCGCCGTACCTCGCGTCGCTCGCGGCGGCGCTGGTGAGCTACCTCGCCGTGGCCGCGTTCGAGAATGCGGCGCCGGAGACGGCGCCGGAGACCGCCTCGTGAAAGGCACCGAGCGCGCGGGCCTGCTCTTCGCCGCGTACTGCGTGGCCAACGGCGCGTTCGTGCCGGGCGTGGCCAAGCTCACCACGGCGGCACTCGGCGGCCTCGCGATCGCGCTCGGCACGAGCGCCTTCGCCGCGATCTGCGCGGTCGCGCTTCTCGTCTGGCGCGGCGAGCTCGCGACGCTCTTCGAGCGCGGCAAGGCTCCGATTCTGATCGCGGTCGGCGCGCTCGGCACCGCGCTCGCCTTCTTTCTCTTCTTCGAGGGCGCCAAACGCGCAAGCGCCATCGACACCGCGATCTGCGTGCAGACCGAGCCGGTCTACGCGCTGATCGGCGCGCGGCTCTTCCTCGGCCACGCCTTCCAGCTCCGCCGCGTGCTCGCGGTCGGCGCGATCCTGGCCGGAATCGCGCTCGTGCTCGGCGCGCGCCCGCTCTCGGGGTCGCTCGGCGTGGCGCTTCTGCTCGCGACGCCGATCGCCTGGCAGAGCTCGCACTGGATCGCGCTTCGCGGCCTGCAGGGCGTGAACCCGCGGCTGCTCTCGGCCGCGCGCTACGTCTACGGCACGCTGGTCCTGCTTCCGGTCTGGCTCGTCTTCGACGGCGTCGGGTCGCTGCCACCGGCCGCCGAGCTCGCGGCGCTTCTTCCGGTGATCGCGGTGCAGGGCGCGCTGCTCTCCTACTTCGGCACGCTCGCGTGGTACGCGTCGATCAAGCGGCTGGACCTGGCGCGCACGACCGCGATCGTGGTGCCGTCGGGGCCGCTGCTGTCGCTCGTGGTGTCGTGGTTCCTGCTCGGCGAGCTGGTCACGCTGCGCCAGGTGTTCGGCTTCGCGCTCAGCACCTGCGGGGTGCTGGTGTTCGCGCTCGGCCAGGGCGCGTCGTCCGCGCCGAGGTACACTGCCGACGATGAATAGCGAGCGGGCGCGGGAGTTCGACGAGTCGGCCGAGGCCGCGGCGCTCGCCGGAGTTCCCGAGCCCGAGCGACACGAGGTCTCGCGCCGGCTCTTCGCGGCGCTCCAAGAGATGGGCACGCCGCTCGAGAAGCCCGGCGCGAGCGAGGCGCACGGCTGGCTGCTGCACGGCGTGCTCGAGCAGTTCCGGCCGCGCGATCCGCTCGCGGCCCACGTGGTTCCGGTGCTTCGCGCGCTGCTCGACTTCGCGGAGCGCTCGGCCGGGCGCGCACTGGGCTCGCTGCGCCGCGCCTGCGAGGATCTGCTTCCGGAGCTCGAAGAGGCGCTCGTCTCGGGCAAGGCGCACCGGCACGCGGATCCCGAGCCCGCTCCCGCCACGACCTACGTACGCGGCGCGCCGAAGATCGGGCGCAACGACCCCTGCCCGTGCGGCTCGGGCAGGAAGTTCAAGAAGTGCCACGGGGCCTGACTACCAGTCGAGCACCGTCGCGAAGATCAGCGGCGCGACGATCGTGGCGTCGGACTCGATCAGGAACATCGGCGTGTTCTCGTCGAGCTTGCCCCAGGTGATCTTCTCGGTCGGGAACGCGCCGCTGTACGAGCCGTAGCTCGTGGTCGAGTCACTGATCTGGCAGAAGTAGCCCCAGTACGGGCAGGGCCGGCGCAGGTCCTGGTGGATCATCGGCACCACGCAGATCGGGAAGTCTCCGGCGATGCCGCCGCCGATCTGGAAGAAGCCGACCGTCGCGCGCGCCTCGCTGGCCGGGATCGCGCGCATGTGCACGGCGTCGTGGTCGTCGGAGGCCTCGACCGCCGGCAGCTCCTCGAGCGTCCTCCCCATCGTCGTCTGCACGTACCAGCGCGAGAGCTCCGCCATGGTCTCGAGCCCGCTCTTCACGATCTGGAAATTCGAGAGCTGCCCCGAGAGCACGTGCGCGACGTAGATGTTGCCGAGCGTCGAATCCTCCCAGCCGGGCACGAAGATGGGCAGGTTCTTCTCCGCCGCGGCCAGCAGCCAGGAGCCCGCGGGGTCGATCTGGTAGCTGTCGCGGATCCGCCCCTCGAGCAGGAGCTGGTACATGATCTCGTGCGGGAAGTAGCGCTTGCGCTGCTGGTCCGCGCGCACCCACAGGTCGAGCACGTGCTTCTCGATCGCGCGGAACGCCTTGTCCTCGGGGATGCAGGTGTCGGTGACGCGGTTCAGCCCGGCGCGCTCGAGCGCCTTCTCGTCGGCGGGCGTCAGGTTGCGCCAGTTCGGGATGCGCTTGTAGTGGTCGTGCGCGACCAGGTTGAAGACGTCCTCCTCCAGGTTCGCGCCCGTGCACGAGATGGCGTGCACCTTGTCGCGGCGGATCATCTCGGCCAGCGAGAGCCCGAGCTCGGCCGTGCTCATCGCGCCGGCCATCGCGACCAGCATCTTCCCGCCGCCCGCGAGGTGCGCGGTGTAGCCGTTGGCAGCGTCGGCGAGCGCGGCGGCGTTGAAGTGGCGGTAGTGGCTGCGAACGAACTCGGAGATCTTCATCGGCGGGGCTCCTCTCGCGCGCGAAGCTTAGCGTAGGATAGGGACGCGATGACCGACCGACAGGAAATATTCGCCGGAACGCAGCCGGTCCGGGAGCGGCACAGGATCGACGCCGGCCGGCTCGCGGACTGGATGCGCGCGAACGTGCCGGGCTTCCGCGGCGCGCTCTCGCTGGACCAGTTCCGCGGCGGGCAGTCGAACCCGACCTACCGCGTCGAGGCCGGCGGCACGCGCTACGTGGTGCGCCGCAAGCCGCCGGGCCAGCTGCTGCCGTCAGCGCACGCGGTGGACCGCGAGTACCGCGTGCTCTCCGCGCTGCAGCGCACGGACGTGCCGGTGCCGCGCACCTACGCGCTCTGCGCGGACGAGTCGGTGATCGGCACCTGGTTCTACGTGATGGAGTGCGTCGAGGGCCGCGTGCTCTGGGAGCCGCACCTTCCCGGCTGCACGCCGGCCGAGCGCTTCGCGATCTACGACTCGCTCTGCGACGTGCTCGCGCGGCTGCACCGCGTGGACTGGCGCGCGCTCGGGCTCGAGGACTTCGGCCGGCCCGGCAACTACTTCGCCCGCCAGCTCTCGCGCTGGACCAAGCAGTACCAGGCGTCGCAGACCGAGCCCGTGCCCGAAATGGACGCG
It includes:
- a CDS encoding phosphotransferase family protein: MTDRQEIFAGTQPVRERHRIDAGRLADWMRANVPGFRGALSLDQFRGGQSNPTYRVEAGGTRYVVRRKPPGQLLPSAHAVDREYRVLSALQRTDVPVPRTYALCADESVIGTWFYVMECVEGRVLWEPHLPGCTPAERFAIYDSLCDVLARLHRVDWRALGLEDFGRPGNYFARQLSRWTKQYQASQTEPVPEMDALMEWLPRTIPTGDETTLIHGDFKLDNTILHPTEPRVIAILDWEISTLGNPIGDFTYLCMPWYEGGAFAELDLASHGLPTLAEYAASYCRRTGRASIESFDWYAAYQMYRAACIYQGILGRVRDGTAASDNASTIADVVPRMARIAWAIARRLGA
- a CDS encoding deoxyhypusine synthase, with the protein product MKISEFVRSHYRHFNAAALADAANGYTAHLAGGGKMLVAMAGAMSTAELGLSLAEMIRRDKVHAISCTGANLEEDVFNLVAHDHYKRIPNWRNLTPADEKALERAGLNRVTDTCIPEDKAFRAIEKHVLDLWVRADQQRKRYFPHEIMYQLLLEGRIRDSYQIDPAGSWLLAAAEKNLPIFVPGWEDSTLGNIYVAHVLSGQLSNFQIVKSGLETMAELSRWYVQTTMGRTLEELPAVEASDDHDAVHMRAIPASEARATVGFFQIGGGIAGDFPICVVPMIHQDLRRPCPYWGYFCQISDSTTSYGSYSGAFPTEKITWGKLDENTPMFLIESDATIVAPLIFATVLDW
- a CDS encoding ATP-binding cassette domain-containing protein; amino-acid sequence: MIEVEKLEKTFRVSRHHRGFLGSLRNLVETGHDLVRAVDGVSFSIRAGEFVGFIGPNGAGKSTTIKMLTGVLEPSGGEIRVGGLVPRRDRLRHTAQIGVVFGQRTQLWWDLPVIESYTLLRHVYRVPEREFAEQLARLERLLELGPLLDVPVRKLSLGQRMRCELAAALLHAPKLMFLDEPTIGLDVLAKEAIREFLATENSERGTTILLTTHDLSDIERLCPRMILIDRGRVVYDGAVDAIRREFGSERRLVVDFENAAPDALPEGVEVEERGPARLVLRFRRDRIGAAALIGWLGEKASIADLSLEEPPIERIVAELYRRGRP
- a CDS encoding sodium:solute symporter — its product is MNWLLIGLFGYVGLQLVVGLAVSRKVASESDYLVAGRKLGPALVVFSMFATWFGAESCIGAAGAVYAEGLSGARADPFGYAACLFLIGAVFAAPLWRRKLTTLGDLFAWRFGARVEKLAVLLMAPTSVLWAAAQIRAFGQVVSISSGLELELAIALSAGVVILYTAAGGLLADAVTDLIQGAVLTVGLIALAVAVFVLGDASLAGLAETSRSFAPVETSWLARAESWAIPVCGSVLAQEMVARVLAARSPELARGGAFAASGLYVAVGIIPVGLALVGARILPGLEDPEQILPRMALQHFPLWFYAIFAGSLISAILSTVDSALLAAASLVSHNLIVPLRPEMEDRSKLRLARVCVVVFGIVSYLLALHAEGVYALIETAAAFASSGVLVSASFGLFSRIGGARSAAAALLVGAAAWSVAEWGELVEAPYLASLAAALVSYLAVAAFENAAPETAPETAS
- a CDS encoding DMT family transporter, whose protein sequence is MQTEPVYALIGARLFLGHAFQLRRVLAVGAILAGIALVLGARPLSGSLGVALLLATPIAWQSSHWIALRGLQGVNPRLLSAARYVYGTLVLLPVWLVFDGVGSLPPAAELAALLPVIAVQGALLSYFGTLAWYASIKRLDLARTTAIVVPSGPLLSLVVSWFLLGELVTLRQVFGFALSTCGVLVFALGQGASSAPRYTADDE